The DNA sequence GCGGCGACTCTGCCCAGCAAGGATCCTTTGCCAAGCACGCCGGGGCACGCCCTAAACATCATCTGAATACCTAGGAGTCAACCAGAAAGCCCCGCCTATCCAAACATGGTAGGCGGGGCTTTTGGCGACTGAATCAGCTTGTGGAGCTAGGCCGATCGACTAGAAATCCCCAAAGGAATAGAAGAACGATACAGAAAACATATCGCCGAATTCGGGCAGGGTATTCTTGGTGTAGGCTGCGCGAATGCCGACAGGAATACCAGCGATGTTGCCCCTAAGGCCAGCATTGAATACAGGCCCGCGGGATTCGTACCATCCGGAATTCATTTCGCTCATGGAGTATCCGACTCCTGCAAATCCTCCAAAATCAGAATAGGTATAGGGCGTAGCTGCATGGCCAAAGTTGACCTCTAGCATGATCGGCAAATCATACGCGTAAGCTCCACCTACCTGGCTCTCATAATAGATGAAGCCTGCGAGGTGCGTGCCTATGGAAATCGTCCCTTCGTCGGCAAACTCTACAACATTCAGCCGTGGAGAGTAGAGGATACAACCATCTGTACTGGTTGGGGTAAAGTACACTCCTCCGCCAGCACTATGGTTGAACGAAAGCTGACCGAAGGAAAATTGGGATACTGTTGTGAGTATCAAGGTTGTGATAAACAGACATTTGTTCATGGTAAAAAAATAGGTTTCTGGTTGTGGGGGATTTCCCCTAATTGGGTGCGAATATGCGTATATTTAGGTCTATTGTCAATTGCGATAAGCGATAAAATTCAAAACATGTAAATATATGAATTGCTTGATTGTTGAGTGTCAGACTCATAAAAAACGCCGCTTCCTGTGAGAAAGCGGCGTTTGTGGAAAAAAAGGGGGAACAAAAACCTATTGGAGATCTGGGAACAGGTTTCCGGTTTCGTCCATTTTTGCCATTTTTTTTCGGGACAATTTCTTGACTGTCATTGTCATGGTGACATCTTCTTTTGGGCGATTGCCGAGTCTGCGATCGGTTTCCACTGCGGCGATTTTGTCTACGACATCCAATCCGACAAATACCTGTCCAAACACTGTGTAGCTCCCATTGAGGTGGCGAGTTCCCTTGGCTGATTGAACGATGTAGAATTGACTTCCACTGGATTTTTTTTCGGGATTGACTCGGTCGCCTTGTCTGGCAGCTGCAAGAGCGCCCTTGTTGTGGGAAAGGCTACTGACGAATTCAGCATCGATGGTATAGCCCGGGCCGCCATTGCCGATTTGCGAGGCATCTCCGCCTTCTTTGGAGTTGGGATCCCCTCCCTGAATCATGAAATTATTGATGACGCGATGGAAGGTCGTGCCGTCAAAGAATCCTTCCTTGACCAGTTTGAGGAAGTTTTCCTTGTGTTTGGGAGTGAGGTCGTATAGGCGAACATACATCTCTCCCATGGAGGTGGAAATGATGACGACCTCTTCCTTGCCCTTGAGCTTTTTCTGCGCGGATACGGTGGATGGAATGATCAGGGTAATGGCGAGGAGGGCGGTCAGTGCGAATGAAAACAGATTCTTCATGTGAGGAATTGGGGTTGAAATGCTTCGACCATCGATCGGAGAATCCATCCTTGGGGGAAATTCATCCGATGGGCCGATACGAAGATAATGATTTGCTTCCGTTGGAAACAATCAGCTATTTTGAAGGATCAAAGGCCAAGTCGGTTGGCCCATCCCAAAGAAAGACCCATGCGAACGATAGCCGTGCTTGCGCTCTGCCTAATGGCGTTATTGACGACCCGATGCCATAATCCCAACAAGGGGGCGCTCAGTGAAGAATCTCGAACTGAGTTGGATCGCTTTGTGGATACGCATGCTTCCCTCGAAAAGAAATATTGGATGCTGGCCGATAAAATGGCTCAAGCGCTGGAGGAAGCTGCCGCCATCCCCGACAATGCAGGCGCGATGGATCATTTGAGGAGATTTGCCTCAGATAATGATTATGCCATCGAATTGATCTCCACAGAATTTGATGGATGGCAGCGACATGTCAATGATGATGATTTGATGCATTTTACCATCACGCTCTACCAGCAGCGATCCGGGAAGAAATTGCGTACGCTGCATCCAGCCTTCGAGCGCAGAATCTCGGTAGACCCAGCCCTGCACAAGGAATACCTCGAATGGATCGGGGTCATGAAACTAGTCCGCTAGCCCGCAAACTGCATGTGATACAGTTTGCTGTAGACGCCGTCTGCGTCCAGCAATTGATCGTGCGTACCACGTTCTGCAATTCCTCCCTCTTTCAATGCCAAGATCTGATCGGCCTGTTGAATGGTGGAAAGCCTATGGGCAATCACCAAACTCGTGCGGTTCTGCATGAGGCTATCCAGCGCATCCTGTACCAATCGCTCGGATTCGGTGTCCAGATTGGACGTGGCTTCGTCAAGGATCAGGATGGGAGGATTTCGTAGGACAGCTCGGGCAATGGAAATGCGTTGGCGCTGACCCCCAGAGAGTTTGGTGCCTCGTTCCCCAATCACCGTATCGTAGCCTTGTGGCAGCTCCATGATGAACTCGTGGGCATTGGCGATTTTGGCCGCTTCGATGACTTCCTCGCGATTCCTGTCTTTGAGGCCGTAGGCAATATTGTTCAATACGGTATCGTGGAAGAGGATTCCTTCCTGCGAAACGACCCCTATCAACCCCCTCAAATTGGCAATGGCCATTTGATTGGTGGGTTTTCCATCCAATTTGATCGTTCCCTGATAAGGTTCATAAAACCGAGGGATCAGGTCTGCCAAGGTGGATTTGCCACTGCCAGAGGGACCTACCAGCGCGACAGTTTGCCCCTTTTTTATGGAGAATGAGACATCCTTGAGAATGTCTTCTTCCTGGTATTTGAACCAAACGTTTTCGAAGGAAATGTTGTCTGCGAATTGCTCGACCCGAATCGGATTGTCCACTTCCTGAATCTGAGGTTCTTCATCCAGCAACTTCTGAATCCGGTCGTGGGCAGCAATGCCTTTTTGGACTTTGGTCAATGCATTGGAAAACGCCTTGATGGGTTGGAGAAGCTGTGAGAAAACCCCGATAAACCCGATAAATTCCGATGCCTTGATTTCGGAGCTAGCGCCTTCATTGAGAATCAGCGAACCTCCATAATAGATGATGGTACAGATTACCCCGATACTCAGGACTTCTGTAAGCGGCGAAGCGATCGCGACTCTTCTTCGAATGCTGACCTGAAGATCGGCGTAGGCTTGGTTGGTTTCCTCGAATCGCTCCTTTTCGTATTGCTCTTTTTGGAAGGACTTTACGATACGGATGCCGGAAATGAATTCATCCAATAAGCTGATTTGCTCCCCAAGCACATCCTGTCCTTTTCTGGCGGTGAGTTTGAGGGGCTTGGCGATATTGTTGATGAGCAATCCTGTGATGGGAAGCAGGATCAATGTAAAGAGGGTCAGTTTCCAAGAAATTGCCACCATCGTGAGGAGGAGTGCAATGACGACAAACGGCTCCCTGACAATGGTTTGTAGCGTCCCGATGATGGCCTGCTGGACGACTTGGACATCTCCAACGACCGTGTTGATGATATCGCCTTTTTTGTTTTTGGTGTAAAACTTGAGGTCAAGTCTGGCGAGATGCTCAAACAGTTTGTTTCTGATTTTCCGGACAATTCCTTCTTCGAATGGCGCCATAAACCACGAGGTCAAGTATCGGGAAATACTCTTGAGGAAAATGGAGCCCAATAAGAATATGCAAAACCTTAAGAGGAGATCACCGGGCGGCAGGGTTTGTTTGAGGAGATACAGCTGATAATAGCCGTGATCCTTGAGCGATTGGGAATCGAAGACATCCAAGGGGGTCTCCGGAGCGGCTAGGACCGTTTGGGTGTCGAAGAGGATTTCGAGAAACGGGATGATCGAGATGAGAGAGAACGTACTGAAGATTGTGTACAGCACTGTAAAAAACAGTGCGACGCCCCCCATCCACAAATAAGACCGGCCGTAAGCCAGGATTCTAAAATATGCCCACATTTTGTACCTTCGTGCTTTCAAACACTGAAATCAAGCCCAACAAAGGTATATGGAGGAATCCATTGTTCAAAAGAAAACAGCCAAATTGATCCAACAGGAACTGGGGACAATTCTTCAGCGTGAGCATAACTATTTTCCGAATGTCATGCTGTCAATCCATGTCGTCCGGATCACGAAAGATTTGGGGCTGGCAAGGATATATTTGACTGCATTTCCAGACGGACAATTGGAAGAAGTGGCAGATACGCTCAACGAGCATCAGGTAGAAATTCGGCGGGCACTCTCCGCTCGGATTCGCAACAAGCTCCGCAAAATGCCCGAAATCCGATTTTATCCGGATGATTCTTTCAGGGAGTCTCAGCGCATCAATGACCTGCTGGACA is a window from the Pontibacter sp. G13 genome containing:
- a CDS encoding peptidylprolyl isomerase, with product MKNLFSFALTALLAITLIIPSTVSAQKKLKGKEEVVIISTSMGEMYVRLYDLTPKHKENFLKLVKEGFFDGTTFHRVINNFMIQGGDPNSKEGGDASQIGNGGPGYTIDAEFVSSLSHNKGALAAARQGDRVNPEKKSSGSQFYIVQSAKGTRHLNGSYTVFGQVFVGLDVVDKIAAVETDRRLGNRPKEDVTMTMTVKKLSRKKMAKMDETGNLFPDLQ
- a CDS encoding ABC transporter ATP-binding protein, producing the protein MLYTIFSTFSLISIIPFLEILFDTQTVLAAPETPLDVFDSQSLKDHGYYQLYLLKQTLPPGDLLLRFCIFLLGSIFLKSISRYLTSWFMAPFEEGIVRKIRNKLFEHLARLDLKFYTKNKKGDIINTVVGDVQVVQQAIIGTLQTIVREPFVVIALLLTMVAISWKLTLFTLILLPITGLLINNIAKPLKLTARKGQDVLGEQISLLDEFISGIRIVKSFQKEQYEKERFEETNQAYADLQVSIRRRVAIASPLTEVLSIGVICTIIYYGGSLILNEGASSEIKASEFIGFIGVFSQLLQPIKAFSNALTKVQKGIAAHDRIQKLLDEEPQIQEVDNPIRVEQFADNISFENVWFKYQEEDILKDVSFSIKKGQTVALVGPSGSGKSTLADLIPRFYEPYQGTIKLDGKPTNQMAIANLRGLIGVVSQEGILFHDTVLNNIAYGLKDRNREEVIEAAKIANAHEFIMELPQGYDTVIGERGTKLSGGQRQRISIARAVLRNPPILILDEATSNLDTESERLVQDALDSLMQNRTSLVIAHRLSTIQQADQILALKEGGIAERGTHDQLLDADGVYSKLYHMQFAG
- the rbfA gene encoding 30S ribosome-binding factor RbfA, whose product is MEESIVQKKTAKLIQQELGTILQREHNYFPNVMLSIHVVRITKDLGLARIYLTAFPDGQLEEVADTLNEHQVEIRRALSARIRNKLRKMPEIRFYPDDSFRESQRINDLLDNLDIPSESDDSEENEN